The Archocentrus centrarchus isolate MPI-CPG fArcCen1 chromosome 12, fArcCen1, whole genome shotgun sequence genome includes a window with the following:
- the rab27b gene encoding ras-related protein Rab-27B, with translation MTDGDYDFLIKLLALGDSGVGKTTFLYRYTDNKFNPKFITTVGIDFREKRVIYTASNPNGTTTGKTFKVHLQLWDTAGQERFRSLTTAFFRDAMGFLLMFDLTSQQSFLNVRNWMSQLQANAYCENPDIVLVGNKADLADQREVQERQAKELADKYGIPYFETSAATGADVDKAVLTLLDLVMKRMEQCVDKPPAEPANGNGATKLGDAQPNEKKCAC, from the exons ATGACTGATGGGGATTATGACTTCCTTATAAAGCTCCTTGCCCTGGGGGACTCCGGCGTGGGGAAGACCACGTTCCTGTACAGGTATACAGACAACAAGTTCAACCCCAAGTTCATCACCACAGTCGGCATCGACTTCAGGGAAAAGAGAGTG ATCTACACAGCATCTAACCCCAATGGGACGACCACAGGGAAAACCTTCAAGGTTCACCTTCAGCTCTGGGACACAGCTGGACAGGAGAG GTTCCGTAGCCTGACGACGGCGTTCTTCAGGGATGCTATGGGCTTCCTGCTGATGTTCGATCTCACCAGCCAGCAGAGCTTTCTCAATGTCAGAAACTGGATGA GCCAGCTACAGGCCAACGCCTACTGCGAGAACCCGGATATCGTTTTGGTTGGCAACAAGGCGGATCTGGCCGACCAGCGGGAGGTCCAGGAGAGACAGGCCAAAGAGCTGGCTGACAAATACGG GATCCCGTACTTTGAAACCAGTGCAGCGACAGGAGCAGATGTGGACAAGGCGGTTCTAACGCTGTTGGACCTGGTCATGAAGAGGATGGAGCAGTGTGTCGACAAACCGCCTGCCGAGCCCGCCAATGGGAATGGGGCTACAAAGCTTGGCGATGCACAGccgaatgaaaagaaatgtgcATGTTAG